The Muntiacus reevesi chromosome 10, mMunRee1.1, whole genome shotgun sequence genome has a segment encoding these proteins:
- the SUSD3 gene encoding sushi domain-containing protein 3 isoform X2, whose translation MVVGSGMCVQVQQPLQGTFQVLRGDGTSVGTVIVFHCPSGHQMVGSGLLTCAWKGNIAEWSSGTPMCKTVPPYETFGFKVAVIASVISCAIIMLMSMAFLTCCFVKCVKRGEQRRSDRANQLWLQLRGEDLETVQAPYLGLKGVSSDSSISGGSRIQPVQVHDNRSFTTDLGEGTRELASVARGVDKDFWTASGPTSSPRAQVMVHTANPGQILPPSRATVMLRQPAAYVPG comes from the exons ATGGTCGTTGGGTCAG GCATGTGTGTGCAAGTGCAGCAGCCCCTTCAGGGCACCTTCCAAGTACTTCGTGGGGACGGCACTTCTGTGGGGACTGTCATCGTGTTCCACTGCCCCTCAGGCCACCAGATGGTGGGGTCTGGCCTCCTCACCTGTGCCTGGAAGGGGAACATCGCTGAGTGGTCTTCAGGGACCCCCATGTGCAAGA CTGTGCCCCCCTACGAAACCTTTGGCTTCAAGGTGGCCGTGATCGCCTCAGTCATCAGCTGCGCCATCATCATGCTCATGTCCATGGCCTTCCTCACCTGCTGCTTCGTCAAGTGTGTGAAGAGGGGTGAGCAGCGGCGATCCGACAG GGCAAACCAACTGTGGCTCCAGCTGAGAGGCGAGGATTTGGAGACGGTGCAGGCTCCCTACCTTGGCCTTAAGGGCGTCAGCAGCGACAGCAGCATCAGTGGAGGGTCCAGGATCCAGCCTGTCCAAGTGCACGACAATCGCAGCTTCACCAC AGACCTTGGCGAGGGTACCAGAGAGCTGGCCAGCGTGGCCCGAGGCGTGGACAAGGACTTCTGGACCGCTAGTGGCCCCACGAGCTCCCCCCGCGCCCAGGTGATGGTGCATACAGCAAACCCAGGGCAGATCCTGCCTCCCTCCAGGGCAACTGTGATGCTCAGACAGCCTGCAGCCTACGTCCCAGGGTGA